GAATTGGGTACACACCATTTATGGTACGAACGATCGTGCTATTTGTATTCATAATATCTCCTGTTTTCTAAATTTTCGCATTGTATCCTTTCTGTTTTGTTTTTTATTTCGAATGGCGTTTGATTAAATCGTTAAAACACTGTTTGGTTCGTTTCTCTGAAGATTTGTCATCTAACAATCGATTGTAAAAATGAAACGATAACACAAGTCCCCATATTTCTTGCACCATTTGTTCTACATTCGTTTCCGAATCCAATTCACCAGATTGTTTGGCTTCTTCTACAAATTGTTTTAAGGAAGAATGCCATGAGATTTGGATTTTACGCAAGTGGTCGCGCACTACACCTGGTTTGTCATCAAACTCGGAACTCGAAGCAAGAAACAAACACCCTCCAGGCAAATCGGATCGATTGGACCAATCAAGCCAATTTGCAAAGGCATTTCGAATCCGAGAAATACCAGGTTTTGTTTTTAATGTGGGGTACAATACAAAACGACGAAACAGTTCACTTCCTTTTCGCAAAACATCGATTTGGAGGTTTTCTTTCGATGAAAATTTTGCAAAAAGTCCACTTTTGGACATTCCCAATTCTTCGGCAAGGGAACCGATGGTAAGCCCTTCTAAACCATGTACACTTGCGATTTGCACTGCCCGGTCTAAAATGAGTGATTTTGTCTCTTCCCCTTTGCTCATAATATTAGTACGACCGTTCGTTTAAATTTGTAAAGTGTTTTTTTAA
The sequence above is a segment of the Leptospira sp. WS39.C2 genome. Coding sequences within it:
- a CDS encoding TetR/AcrR family transcriptional regulator — protein: MSKGEETKSLILDRAVQIASVHGLEGLTIGSLAEELGMSKSGLFAKFSSKENLQIDVLRKGSELFRRFVLYPTLKTKPGISRIRNAFANWLDWSNRSDLPGGCLFLASSSEFDDKPGVVRDHLRKIQISWHSSLKQFVEEAKQSGELDSETNVEQMVQEIWGLVLSFHFYNRLLDDKSSEKRTKQCFNDLIKRHSK